A region of Haloplanus sp. XH21 DNA encodes the following proteins:
- the secY gene encoding preprotein translocase subunit SecY yields MGWKETAEPVLTRMPSVARPEGHVPFRRKIGWTAGILVLYFFLTNVQLFGLDAGTQSDLFGRFRSILAGSQGSILQLGIGPIVTASIVLQLLGGADLLGLDTDDPRDQVLYQGLQKLLVVLMICLTGLPMVFAGNFLPADPAVGEALGIGLAGVQGLLFAQIAVGGILILFMDEIVSKWGVGSGVGLFIIAGVSQQLVGGLFGWEALSGTSGFFPTWFAILTGQQAIASPLTAEGLQALLLGQGQLLALVTTVLIFSIVVYAESVRVEIPLAHARVKGARGRFPVKLIYASVLPMILVRALQANIQFLGRILNSTLSSMPAWLGQYSNGQPVAGLFYYLAPIQTRTDWMWWLAGTAAEPWQIMIRVGIDLTVMVIGGAIFAIFWVETTGMGPEATAQQIQNSGMQIPGFRRNPQVIEKVMERYIPQVTVIGGALVGLLAVGANMLGTIGQVSGTGLLLTVSITYKLYEEIAEEQLMEMHPMMRQMFGSE; encoded by the coding sequence CCGGAGGGGCACGTCCCCTTCCGGCGGAAGATCGGCTGGACTGCCGGCATTCTCGTGTTGTATTTCTTCCTGACGAACGTCCAGCTGTTCGGGCTGGACGCGGGCACGCAGAGCGACCTGTTCGGTCGCTTCCGCTCGATCCTCGCCGGATCGCAGGGGTCGATCCTCCAACTGGGGATCGGGCCGATCGTCACGGCGAGCATCGTGCTGCAGCTGCTCGGCGGGGCCGATCTGCTCGGTCTCGACACTGACGACCCCCGGGATCAGGTGCTGTATCAGGGCCTCCAGAAGCTGCTGGTGGTCCTGATGATCTGTCTGACCGGGCTGCCGATGGTGTTCGCGGGGAACTTCCTGCCGGCGGATCCGGCCGTCGGCGAGGCGCTGGGGATCGGTCTCGCCGGTGTCCAAGGCCTCCTGTTCGCACAGATCGCCGTCGGTGGGATCCTCATCCTGTTCATGGACGAGATCGTCAGCAAGTGGGGCGTCGGCTCCGGCGTTGGGCTGTTCATCATCGCCGGCGTGAGCCAGCAGCTCGTCGGTGGGCTGTTCGGCTGGGAGGCGCTCAGCGGCACCTCCGGGTTCTTCCCGACGTGGTTCGCCATCCTGACCGGCCAACAGGCCATCGCGTCGCCGCTCACCGCCGAAGGGCTGCAGGCGCTCTTGCTCGGACAGGGGCAGTTGCTCGCGCTGGTGACGACGGTGCTCATCTTCTCCATCGTCGTCTACGCCGAGAGCGTCCGGGTCGAGATCCCGCTCGCGCACGCCCGCGTCAAGGGCGCCCGCGGTCGGTTCCCGGTGAAGCTCATCTACGCCAGCGTCCTACCGATGATCCTCGTTCGCGCCCTGCAGGCGAACATCCAGTTCCTCGGGCGCATCCTCAACAGCACGTTGAGTAGTATGCCGGCGTGGCTCGGCCAGTACAGCAACGGACAGCCCGTCGCCGGGTTGTTCTACTATCTGGCTCCGATCCAGACCCGCACTGACTGGATGTGGTGGCTCGCCGGGACGGCCGCCGAGCCCTGGCAGATCATGATCCGCGTCGGCATCGACCTGACGGTGATGGTCATCGGCGGCGCCATCTTCGCCATCTTCTGGGTGGAGACGACGGGCATGGGCCCCGAAGCGACCGCCCAGCAGATCCAGAACTCCGGGATGCAGATCCCCGGCTTCCGGCGGAACCCGCAGGTCATCGAGAAGGTCATGGAGCGGTACATCCCGCAGGTGACCGTCATCGGTGGCGCGCTGGTCGGACTGCTCGCGGTCGGCGCGAACATGCTCGGAACGATCGGGCAGGTCTCGGGTACGGGTCTCCTGCTCACGGTCTCCATCACGTACAAGCTCTACGAGGAGATCGCGGAAGAGCAGTTGATGGAGATGCATCCCATGATGCGCCAGATGTTCGGCTCCGAGTAA
- a CDS encoding N-acyl homoserine lactonase family protein gives MTPTVTPYCCGSLTMDESILVQGRYGTVEAPSIVFLVEAERTILVDTSFGALDLMAERHPDFDCHRDDDQRLAAVLDDAGYAPSDIDAVLLSHLDWDHCYNLDLFDGETDIYAQRRELEYAIAPYPMHAERYDAKSLGRDPPWLTVDVTPLDGETELCPGVTAVPTPGHTVGHQSLAVDTADGTVVVAADAVPTHDNVDDDGTPRRGAAMTEFEWWESAHEVIDRADRILPGHEWGILDADPAGLC, from the coding sequence ATGACGCCGACGGTCACGCCCTACTGCTGTGGCTCCCTCACGATGGACGAGAGCATCCTGGTACAGGGTCGATACGGCACCGTCGAGGCGCCATCGATCGTGTTCCTCGTCGAGGCCGAGCGCACGATCCTCGTCGACACGAGTTTCGGCGCCCTCGACCTGATGGCGGAGCGCCACCCCGACTTCGACTGCCACCGCGACGACGACCAGCGACTTGCGGCCGTCCTCGACGACGCGGGTTACGCGCCGAGCGATATCGACGCCGTCCTCCTCAGCCACCTGGACTGGGATCACTGTTACAATCTGGATCTGTTCGACGGGGAGACCGACATTTACGCCCAGCGGCGCGAACTGGAGTACGCCATCGCGCCCTATCCGATGCACGCCGAGCGCTACGACGCGAAGTCGCTGGGGCGGGACCCGCCCTGGCTGACGGTGGACGTGACGCCGCTCGACGGCGAGACGGAGCTCTGTCCCGGGGTCACGGCGGTCCCGACGCCGGGTCACACCGTGGGACACCAGTCGCTCGCGGTCGACACCGCCGACGGCACGGTGGTCGTCGCCGCCGACGCCGTGCCGACACACGACAACGTCGACGACGATGGGACGCCACGGCGAGGGGCAGCGATGACCGAGTTCGAGTGGTGGGAGAGCGCCCACGAGGTCATTGACCGGGCCGACCGCATCCTCCCGGGCCACGAGTGGGGGATTCTGGACGCCGACCCGGCGGGGCTATGCTAG
- a CDS encoding SLC13 family permease, whose amino-acid sequence MTPDVLVVFGIVVLTLVLFVTELLPIDVTAILVMVLLMLLGTDGVVNFTHISTTEGVSGFSNSATITVLAMLILSSGISRTGLVQILGGKMAAFAGENRDRQLLATIGVAGPVSGFINNTPVVAILVPVISDLAHAGKTSPSKLLLPLSYASMFGGMLTLIGTSTNILASDVSARLLGHPFSMFEFTKLGVVVLLVGSLYLMILGPRLLPDRVPIEEDYVREYAIEEYLTEVVVDEDSPLVGQPVRKAIEDIDLDADILQVVRDGEEFLEPGKMGIQAGDILRLRADRDTVRQLVDRETLTLTGSPPQTEAELEPDTESSQTLVEVVIPRGSYLVGESLASSTFRQRYDANVLAFRSRGETVRTHMDRRPLRVGDTLLIQAPPDSIDRLSQNDDFIVAHEPDEPDYRTEKIPHAAAIMAGVVGLAAIPWGTIGGALAGVTGVAAFEALSALSLPILLTALAGVVAMVAAGVIKPTELYDAVEWDVIFLLAGIIPLGMALEQTGGADLLGTLVATTATVLPTLGVLWVFYLATGLITGVISNNASVVLMLPVAIETATQIDASPFAFVLAVTFAASTAFLTPVGYQTNLFVYGPGGYKFSDYIRLGAPLQLLLSVVTVLGIAFFWGLGA is encoded by the coding sequence TTGACGCCGGACGTCCTCGTCGTGTTCGGCATCGTCGTGCTGACGCTCGTGCTGTTCGTGACCGAGCTACTCCCCATCGACGTGACGGCCATCCTCGTCATGGTGTTGCTGATGCTCCTCGGCACCGACGGCGTGGTGAACTTCACGCATATCTCCACCACGGAGGGCGTCTCCGGCTTCTCGAACTCGGCGACGATCACCGTCCTGGCGATGCTCATCCTCAGTTCGGGGATCAGCCGGACGGGACTCGTCCAGATCCTCGGCGGCAAGATGGCCGCCTTCGCGGGCGAGAACCGCGACCGACAGCTGCTCGCGACCATCGGCGTCGCCGGTCCCGTCTCGGGGTTCATCAACAACACTCCCGTCGTCGCCATCCTCGTCCCTGTCATCAGCGACCTCGCCCACGCGGGCAAGACCTCCCCCTCGAAACTCCTCCTCCCGCTCTCCTACGCCTCGATGTTCGGCGGGATGCTCACGCTCATCGGCACGTCGACGAACATCCTCGCGAGCGACGTCTCGGCGCGCCTGCTCGGTCACCCGTTCTCGATGTTCGAGTTCACCAAACTCGGCGTCGTCGTCCTCTTGGTCGGTAGTCTCTATCTGATGATTCTGGGACCGCGACTGCTCCCCGACCGCGTGCCCATCGAGGAGGACTACGTCCGCGAGTACGCCATCGAGGAGTACCTGACCGAAGTCGTCGTCGACGAGGACTCCCCGCTCGTGGGGCAACCGGTCCGGAAGGCTATCGAGGACATCGACCTGGACGCCGACATCCTGCAGGTCGTCCGCGACGGCGAGGAGTTCCTCGAACCCGGAAAGATGGGGATCCAGGCGGGCGACATCCTTCGACTCCGGGCCGACCGCGACACCGTCCGGCAGCTCGTCGACCGGGAGACGCTCACCCTCACCGGGAGCCCACCCCAGACCGAGGCCGAACTGGAACCGGACACCGAGTCGTCACAGACGCTCGTCGAAGTCGTCATCCCCCGCGGCTCGTATCTGGTCGGCGAATCCCTCGCGAGTTCGACGTTCCGCCAGCGGTACGACGCGAATGTCCTCGCCTTCCGGAGTCGGGGCGAGACCGTCCGTACCCACATGGACCGGCGACCGCTCCGCGTCGGCGACACGCTCCTGATCCAGGCGCCGCCGGACAGCATCGACCGCCTCTCACAGAACGACGACTTCATCGTCGCCCACGAACCGGACGAACCGGACTACCGGACCGAGAAGATCCCCCACGCCGCCGCGATCATGGCCGGCGTCGTCGGGTTGGCCGCGATTCCTTGGGGCACCATCGGCGGGGCGCTCGCCGGTGTCACCGGCGTCGCCGCCTTCGAGGCGCTCTCCGCGCTCTCGCTGCCGATCCTGCTGACGGCGCTCGCCGGCGTCGTCGCGATGGTCGCGGCCGGCGTCATCAAGCCGACGGAACTGTACGACGCCGTCGAGTGGGACGTCATCTTCCTCCTGGCCGGCATCATCCCGCTCGGGATGGCGCTCGAACAGACCGGCGGGGCCGACCTCCTCGGGACGCTCGTCGCCACGACGGCGACCGTCCTCCCCACGCTCGGCGTCCTCTGGGTGTTCTACCTCGCGACGGGGCTCATCACCGGCGTCATCTCCAACAACGCGAGCGTCGTGTTGATGCTCCCGGTCGCCATCGAAACCGCGACACAGATCGATGCGAGCCCCTTCGCGTTCGTCCTCGCCGTGACGTTCGCGGCCTCGACGGCCTTCCTCACGCCCGTCGGCTACCAGACGAACCTCTTCGTCTACGGCCCGGGTGGCTACAAGTTCTCGGACTACATCCGCCTCGGCGCGCCGCTGCAACTCCTGCTCTCGGTCGTCACCGTCCTCGGCATCGCCTTCTTCTGGGGGCTCGGCGCGTAG